Proteins encoded together in one candidate division WOR-3 bacterium window:
- a CDS encoding PAS domain S-box protein, which translates to MLTRTRTTRDGPKPMRMLIVNAVVTALLLGGMSLYGISAGTAAGRSEAADDQVRELIGRIALYDEVLTMSALAGVTTGNRRWEERYNRAAPELDASIGEVRSHISRPDEVSAINATDVANIKLVGLETLAFRLARDGLRDSATALLLGREYATLKQQYAAGMTRVSAVVAEHVARARQERPRPFLVGSVLMLALLVVVWLSSFRITRRFIAEQRQAQAVLRDRAHIAEELRESEERYRLVVENTTDVLSLVDRAGVLHFVNRAAAGVLGGRPSEFTGKSLWDVFPRQFAGEQMAVILRVMDTEQGVVREEPVDTPGGPRWYRSKIEPVRAYDGTINRVLVVAEDITERKRAEAALAESELTYRRVFESSNDAMMLLDSEKFIDCNGATLKVFGYSTREQFLGKHPGQVSPPLQADGRASRDAADEKIATAFRDGRNFFEWLHQRADGTVFPADVLLTPLDYHGQKVLQATVRDISPRKIAEAEIAQKNVELAKLNELKNQLLGTAAHDLRNPLAVVNTASAFLLDDAGKVLPEATRTAFLRRIQANGEFMLKLIDDLLDVAKIEAGRLDLELAVGDLSALVEENLRMNRMLAEKKRIHLDFVPDRDLPPLRFDGGRVEQVLNNLISNALKFSGPDTTVTVRATRGNGTVVVSVRDQGQGIPAEELDRLFQPFGRTSVQSTAGEKNTGLGLAICRKIVEGHGGRIWAESAFGEGSVFSFSLPVAVAA; encoded by the coding sequence ATGTTGACGCGCACCAGAACCACCCGGGATGGCCCGAAGCCGATGCGCATGCTCATCGTCAACGCCGTGGTCACGGCCCTGCTCCTGGGCGGGATGAGTCTGTACGGCATCAGTGCCGGCACGGCGGCAGGGCGGTCTGAAGCCGCCGACGATCAGGTTCGCGAACTGATCGGACGTATCGCGCTCTACGACGAGGTGCTGACGATGTCGGCACTGGCGGGCGTGACGACCGGCAACCGCCGTTGGGAGGAACGCTACAACCGGGCCGCGCCCGAACTGGACGCATCAATCGGCGAAGTCCGCAGTCACATCAGCCGACCCGACGAGGTCAGTGCCATCAACGCGACCGATGTCGCCAACATCAAACTGGTCGGGCTGGAGACCCTCGCCTTCCGGCTGGCCCGTGATGGCCTTCGCGACTCGGCCACGGCCCTGTTGCTGGGCCGCGAGTACGCCACGCTCAAGCAGCAGTATGCAGCAGGAATGACCCGGGTCTCCGCGGTAGTAGCCGAACACGTCGCGAGGGCGAGGCAGGAGCGCCCGCGGCCGTTCTTGGTCGGTAGCGTCCTGATGCTGGCGCTGCTTGTCGTTGTCTGGCTGAGCTCATTCCGCATCACGCGCCGGTTCATCGCCGAACAGCGGCAGGCCCAGGCCGTGCTTCGGGACCGCGCGCACATTGCTGAGGAGTTGCGCGAGAGCGAGGAGAGATACCGGCTGGTCGTCGAAAACACGACCGACGTCCTTTCGTTGGTGGACCGCGCTGGCGTGCTTCACTTCGTCAACCGCGCGGCGGCGGGGGTATTGGGCGGCCGTCCCTCGGAGTTCACCGGCAAGAGCCTCTGGGACGTGTTTCCGAGGCAGTTCGCCGGCGAACAGATGGCGGTCATTCTCCGCGTGATGGACACGGAGCAGGGCGTCGTCAGGGAGGAGCCGGTAGACACTCCGGGAGGGCCTCGATGGTATCGCAGCAAGATCGAGCCGGTTCGGGCCTACGACGGCACGATCAACCGTGTCCTGGTGGTGGCCGAGGACATCACCGAGCGCAAGCGGGCCGAGGCGGCCCTGGCCGAAAGCGAGCTCACGTACCGCCGGGTTTTCGAGAGTTCGAATGATGCGATGATGCTGCTCGACTCCGAGAAGTTCATCGACTGCAACGGCGCTACCTTGAAGGTGTTCGGGTACTCAACCCGCGAGCAGTTCCTCGGCAAGCACCCGGGCCAGGTCTCGCCGCCTCTTCAGGCCGACGGCCGGGCGTCCCGCGACGCCGCCGATGAGAAGATCGCGACCGCGTTCCGCGACGGCCGGAACTTCTTCGAGTGGCTGCACCAGCGGGCCGACGGCACGGTTTTCCCGGCCGACGTGCTGCTCACGCCCCTGGACTACCACGGACAGAAGGTGCTGCAGGCGACGGTGCGCGACATTTCGCCCCGCAAGATTGCCGAGGCGGAGATAGCGCAGAAGAACGTAGAGCTGGCCAAGCTGAACGAACTGAAGAACCAGCTACTCGGCACGGCCGCGCACGACCTGCGCAATCCGCTGGCCGTAGTCAACACGGCCAGTGCGTTCCTGCTCGACGACGCGGGCAAGGTCCTGCCCGAAGCCACCAGGACGGCCTTCCTCCGGCGCATCCAGGCCAACGGCGAGTTCATGCTCAAGCTGATTGACGACCTGCTGGACGTGGCGAAGATCGAGGCGGGCAGGCTCGACCTCGAACTGGCCGTCGGCGACCTGTCCGCCCTGGTTGAGGAGAACCTGCGGATGAACCGGATGCTGGCCGAGAAGAAACGCATCCATCTGGACTTCGTGCCCGACCGCGACCTGCCGCCGCTTCGCTTCGACGGGGGCAGAGTTGAGCAGGTCCTGAATAACCTCATCAGCAACGCGCTCAAGTTCTCCGGGCCGGACACGACGGTTACCGTGCGGGCGACGCGGGGGAACGGCACCGTTGTCGTGTCGGTCCGCGACCAGGGGCAGGGCATCCCGGCTGAGGAGCTGGACAGGTTGTTCCAGCCGTTCGGCAGGACGAGCGTGCAAAGTACCGCCGGCGAGAAGAACACCGGCCTCGGCCTCGCCATCTGTCGCAAGATAGTCGAAGGCCACGGCGGCCGCATCTGGGCCGAATCGGCATTCGGCGAGGGTTCCGTCTTCAGCTTCAGCCTGCCGGTCGCCGTCGCGGCCTAG